A window of the Gossypium hirsutum isolate 1008001.06 chromosome A05, Gossypium_hirsutum_v2.1, whole genome shotgun sequence genome harbors these coding sequences:
- the LOC121203498 gene encoding peroxisome biogenesis protein 5-like isoform X1 has product MINFPLPVVAICLHIQEQSQLTSVDQMRGGNIGSLAAIQQTRMLAHTLSQNSDPKFRVKPASENWATEYQQQYNGGASWADEFAHDEASRDLVEGYKEGQELFRKGLLSEAVLSLEAEVIKSLENAEGWRLLGITHAENDDGQQAIAAMMRAQEADPTNLEVLLALGVSHTNELEQTAALKYLYGWLRHHPKYGTLAPPELANSLYYADVARLFIEVAQMSPEDADVHIVLAVLYNLSGEYDKAIASFKTALKLKPNDYSLWNKPCATQANSVQSADAILAYQQALDLKPNYVRAWANIGVSYANQVLLSQCHRFRALVLLGRFLDMGPWAVDLALSVGIFPYVLKLLQTTTPELRQILVFIWTKILALPSERAINQSIVPKALYCGKIVFVRGRNP; this is encoded by the exons atgatAAACTTCCCTTTACCTGTGGTGGCCATATGCTTGCACATACAGGAACAATCTCAGTTAACATCTGTAGATCAAATGAGAGGGGGAAATATAGGAAGTTTGGCTGCAATTCAGCAGACTAGGATGCTTGCACATACACTCTCTCAAAACAGTGATCCTAAGTTTCGG GTCAAACCAGCATCAGAGAACTGGGCAACAGAATATCAGCAACAGTACAATGGAGGTGCTTCTTGGGCTGATGAATTTGCTCATGATGAGGCAAGTAGAGATCTTGTGGAAG GATACAAAGAGGGTCAAGAGCTATTCAGGAAAGGACTTTTGAGTGAAGCAGTGCTTTCCCTAGAGGCTGAAGTTATCAAAAGTCTTGAGAATGCTGAAGGTTGGAGATTGCTAGGAATAACCCATGCTGAAAATGATGATGGCCAGCAG GCTATTGCAGCAATGATGCGTGCTCAGGAGGCCGATCCTACCAATCTGGAAGTACTTCTTGCTCTTGGTGTGAGCCATACAAATG AATTGGAACAGACTGCTGCTTTAAAGTATCTGTATGGATGGTTACGTCATCACCCAAAGTATGGTACTCTTGCGCCACCGGAGCTTGCTAATTCTTTGTATTATGCTGAT GTTGCTAGATTATTCATTGAAGTTGCTCAGATGTCTCCTGAGGATGCTGATGTACACATTGTCCTTGCTGTTCTGTATAATTTGTCGGGAGAATATGATAAGGCCATTGCGTCTTTCAAAACTGCTTTGAAACTTAAACCTAATGATTATTCTCTTTGGAACAAGCCTTGTGCAACACAAGCCAACAGTGTGCAGAGTGCTGATGCAATATTAGCTTATCAACAG GCACTAGATTTGAAGCCAAACTATGTGCGTGCTTGGGCAAACATCGGTGTCAGTTACGCCAACCAG GTTTTGCTTAGTCAATGTCATCGATTCCGTGCTCTAGTTCTTCTTGGAAGATTCCTTGATATGGGACCATGGGCCGTAGATCTG GCCCTTTCTGTTGGAATATTTCCTTATGTTCTGAAGCTGTTGCAAACAACCACTCCAGAACTGCGTCAAATCCTTGTCTtcatttggacaaaaattttggCACTCCCATCTGAACGAGCAATTAATCAGAGTATCGTGCCAAAG GCACTCTACTGTGGGAAGATAGTTTTCGTGAGAGGGAGAAACCCATAA
- the LOC121203498 gene encoding peroxisome biogenesis protein 5-like isoform X2: MSRGELIIDDNQVKPASENWATEYQQQYNGGASWADEFAHDEASRDLVEGYKEGQELFRKGLLSEAVLSLEAEVIKSLENAEGWRLLGITHAENDDGQQAIAAMMRAQEADPTNLEVLLALGVSHTNELEQTAALKYLYGWLRHHPKYGTLAPPELANSLYYADVARLFIEVAQMSPEDADVHIVLAVLYNLSGEYDKAIASFKTALKLKPNDYSLWNKPCATQANSVQSADAILAYQQALDLKPNYVRAWANIGVSYANQVLLSQCHRFRALVLLGRFLDMGPWAVDLALSVGIFPYVLKLLQTTTPELRQILVFIWTKILALPSERAINQSIVPKALYCGKIVFVRGRNP; encoded by the exons ATGAGTCGTGGTGAACTTATCATTGATGATAATCAG GTCAAACCAGCATCAGAGAACTGGGCAACAGAATATCAGCAACAGTACAATGGAGGTGCTTCTTGGGCTGATGAATTTGCTCATGATGAGGCAAGTAGAGATCTTGTGGAAG GATACAAAGAGGGTCAAGAGCTATTCAGGAAAGGACTTTTGAGTGAAGCAGTGCTTTCCCTAGAGGCTGAAGTTATCAAAAGTCTTGAGAATGCTGAAGGTTGGAGATTGCTAGGAATAACCCATGCTGAAAATGATGATGGCCAGCAG GCTATTGCAGCAATGATGCGTGCTCAGGAGGCCGATCCTACCAATCTGGAAGTACTTCTTGCTCTTGGTGTGAGCCATACAAATG AATTGGAACAGACTGCTGCTTTAAAGTATCTGTATGGATGGTTACGTCATCACCCAAAGTATGGTACTCTTGCGCCACCGGAGCTTGCTAATTCTTTGTATTATGCTGAT GTTGCTAGATTATTCATTGAAGTTGCTCAGATGTCTCCTGAGGATGCTGATGTACACATTGTCCTTGCTGTTCTGTATAATTTGTCGGGAGAATATGATAAGGCCATTGCGTCTTTCAAAACTGCTTTGAAACTTAAACCTAATGATTATTCTCTTTGGAACAAGCCTTGTGCAACACAAGCCAACAGTGTGCAGAGTGCTGATGCAATATTAGCTTATCAACAG GCACTAGATTTGAAGCCAAACTATGTGCGTGCTTGGGCAAACATCGGTGTCAGTTACGCCAACCAG GTTTTGCTTAGTCAATGTCATCGATTCCGTGCTCTAGTTCTTCTTGGAAGATTCCTTGATATGGGACCATGGGCCGTAGATCTG GCCCTTTCTGTTGGAATATTTCCTTATGTTCTGAAGCTGTTGCAAACAACCACTCCAGAACTGCGTCAAATCCTTGTCTtcatttggacaaaaattttggCACTCCCATCTGAACGAGCAATTAATCAGAGTATCGTGCCAAAG GCACTCTACTGTGGGAAGATAGTTTTCGTGAGAGGGAGAAACCCATAA